A window of the Thalassospira indica genome harbors these coding sequences:
- a CDS encoding MFS transporter, whose product MTDTVTRPGFFGNLPILALALASFGIGTTEFVIMGLLPDVALDLGVSIPDAGLLVTGYALGVTFGAPFLAIATARMDRRRALLLLISIFILGNFLCAIAPDYWLLMAARVVTAFCHGAFFGLGAVVASNLVAPHKRVQAIALMFSGLTLANVLGVPFGTALGQELGWRSTFWAVVAIGVVAASALYVVLPRQIATSTGSLWLEAKSLGKKQVLLAMLISVLASASLFSVFTYITPMLQEITGITPRQVTYVLLLFGVGLTVGNYIGGRLGDWRLMPAIIMAFALLIAILALFTETLTSVIPAVATVMLWGVVAFALVSPLQMRVVNEASDAPNLASTLNQGAFNLGNAAGAWFGGIAITQGVSYQHIPWLGAGIAVLALLATVWSHLLDRRDEVLVESGASA is encoded by the coding sequence ATGACAGATACCGTCACCCGCCCCGGATTTTTCGGGAACCTGCCGATTCTGGCCCTCGCCCTTGCGTCATTCGGGATCGGCACCACCGAGTTTGTCATCATGGGGCTTCTGCCCGATGTGGCGCTTGATCTTGGTGTGAGCATTCCCGATGCCGGGTTGCTGGTGACGGGTTATGCCCTCGGTGTCACGTTTGGCGCGCCGTTTTTGGCGATTGCCACCGCGCGCATGGACCGTCGACGGGCACTGTTGCTGCTGATTTCGATCTTCATTCTCGGCAACTTCCTGTGTGCGATTGCCCCTGATTACTGGCTGTTGATGGCGGCGCGTGTGGTCACTGCATTTTGCCATGGTGCGTTCTTCGGGCTGGGGGCTGTTGTCGCCTCAAACCTTGTCGCGCCACATAAACGGGTTCAGGCGATTGCCCTTATGTTTTCCGGTCTGACGCTGGCCAATGTGCTGGGCGTGCCGTTTGGCACGGCCCTTGGTCAGGAACTTGGCTGGCGTTCGACCTTCTGGGCAGTGGTGGCGATTGGTGTTGTTGCCGCCAGCGCACTGTATGTTGTCCTGCCGCGCCAGATTGCCACATCAACGGGCAGTCTCTGGCTTGAAGCCAAGTCGCTTGGTAAAAAACAGGTTCTGCTGGCGATGCTGATTTCGGTTCTGGCCTCGGCCAGCTTGTTCAGTGTCTTTACCTATATCACCCCGATGTTGCAGGAAATCACTGGCATTACCCCGCGTCAGGTAACCTATGTGTTGCTGCTGTTCGGGGTTGGCTTGACTGTCGGCAACTATATCGGCGGGCGTTTGGGGGATTGGCGTTTGATGCCGGCCATCATCATGGCCTTTGCCTTGCTGATTGCGATTCTTGCCCTGTTTACCGAAACGCTGACGTCGGTCATTCCGGCAGTCGCAACCGTGATGTTGTGGGGTGTGGTGGCCTTTGCACTGGTGTCCCCGCTTCAGATGCGGGTGGTGAACGAGGCATCCGATGCGCCCAACCTTGCCTCCACCCTTAATCAGGGTGCCTTTAACCTCGGCAATGCAGCGGGCGCATGGTTCGGCGGTATCGCCATCACCCAGGGTGTTTCCTATCAGCATATCCCGTGGCTGGGAGCCGGAATTGCGGTTCTGGCCCTGTTGGCAACGGTCTGGAGCCATTTACTTGATCGCCGCGACGAAGTCCTTGTCGAAAGCGGTGCCAGCGCCTGA
- the pyrF gene encoding orotidine-5'-phosphate decarboxylase, translating to MTQTLAAKDRIYCAIDTTDLDHAINLASKLSGVIGGAKLGKEFFAAHGPQGVRAVAKTGMPIFLDVKYHDIPNTVAGAIRAVTPLGVRIVNVHAAGGLEMMKRAGDAAREAADKAGVDIPWVIAVTILTSMDQGDLDDVGLKGPIEDRVVKLAELTQKAGLDGVVCSAQEITPVRKALGPDFKLITPGIRPSWAASDDQKRIVTPADAVAMGSDVLVIGRPITKAEDPVAAAQKIVAELS from the coding sequence ATGACCCAGACCCTTGCCGCCAAAGACCGCATCTATTGCGCGATTGATACCACCGATCTTGATCATGCAATCAATCTGGCATCGAAGCTGTCGGGTGTTATCGGCGGGGCCAAGCTTGGCAAGGAATTCTTCGCAGCCCACGGGCCACAAGGGGTCAGGGCGGTTGCCAAAACCGGCATGCCGATCTTCCTTGATGTCAAATATCACGATATCCCCAACACGGTGGCCGGGGCCATTCGCGCTGTGACGCCATTGGGTGTCAGGATCGTCAATGTCCACGCCGCCGGTGGTTTGGAGATGATGAAACGTGCCGGTGATGCGGCGCGCGAAGCCGCCGACAAGGCTGGCGTCGACATACCGTGGGTGATTGCCGTAACCATCCTGACCAGCATGGACCAGGGCGATCTTGATGATGTCGGCCTAAAGGGCCCGATTGAAGATCGCGTGGTCAAGCTGGCGGAACTGACCCAAAAGGCCGGTCTGGACGGTGTTGTCTGTTCCGCACAGGAAATCACGCCGGTGCGCAAGGCACTCGGCCCGGACTTCAAGCTGATCACACCGGGTATTCGCCCAAGCTGGGCGGCAAGTGATGATCAGAAACGCATCGTTACCCCGGCCGATGCCGTCGCCATGGGAAGCGACGTTCTGGTGATTGGTCGCCCGATCACCAAGGCCGAAGATCCGGTTGCTGCGGCGCAAAAAATCGTCGCCGAACTTTCCTGA
- a CDS encoding LapA family protein, producing the protein MRFLYWIISIPLAVLIAVFAVSNRALVTISLWPLPFEIDLPLFLPIMIALLIGLGIGFAFEWLLQGKHRRAARRMDSELKRIKTDDTTPSTPNTDQKAIGQSS; encoded by the coding sequence ATGCGTTTCCTTTACTGGATTATTTCCATCCCGCTTGCCGTATTGATTGCGGTGTTTGCAGTTTCCAACCGGGCATTGGTCACGATTTCGCTTTGGCCCTTGCCGTTTGAAATCGACCTGCCGCTGTTCCTGCCGATCATGATTGCGTTGCTGATCGGACTTGGCATCGGCTTTGCTTTTGAATGGTTGCTGCAAGGCAAGCACCGCCGTGCCGCACGACGCATGGATAGCGAACTCAAGCGCATCAAGACGGATGACACCACGCCATCCACACCAAATACCGATCAAAAGGCCATCGGGCAAAGCTCATGA
- the ihfB gene encoding integration host factor subunit beta encodes MTKSELIARLAEMNPHLYQRDVERIVATIFDEITDALARGDRVELRGFGAFSVKQREARVGRNPRTGDAVPVGEKKVPYFKTGKQLRERLN; translated from the coding sequence ATGACAAAATCTGAATTGATTGCCCGCCTTGCGGAGATGAACCCGCATCTCTATCAGCGCGACGTTGAACGGATTGTCGCCACGATCTTTGACGAGATCACAGACGCGCTTGCGCGCGGCGACCGGGTCGAGCTTCGCGGCTTTGGCGCATTTTCCGTAAAACAGCGCGAGGCCCGCGTCGGCCGTAACCCGCGTACCGGTGATGCGGTTCCTGTCGGTGAGAAAAAGGTTCCCTATTTCAAAACCGGCAAACAGCTTCGCGAACGTTTGAACTGA
- the sppA gene encoding signal peptide peptidase SppA: protein MALDADILLDRRRLKKSIFRWRVVAVIAVIAVIVIGLSGTGVKDSVLGGLGPRIVEVTIEGVITEDPYLLDALRAIEEDSDVVGVIVHINSPGGTMVGGETLFEALRRIGETRPIVAEMGTVAASGGYMTAIAADHIIARRGTITGSIGVIFQSMNFNGTLEKLGVEPLTVKSGPLKAAPNPFEPVDDVAKSAMQGLISDMFDVFVEMVATRRDMSVETVTTLADGRVYTGQQAVANGLIDEIGGRREALRWLEEEAGITTDAQVVPLEIEYPEDDLMSAVLEGSLGKVLSSEGLKLDGLLTVWQPE, encoded by the coding sequence ATGGCACTTGATGCCGATATCCTGCTGGATCGACGCCGCTTGAAAAAATCCATCTTTCGCTGGCGTGTGGTGGCGGTGATTGCCGTGATCGCGGTGATCGTGATCGGCTTGTCTGGCACGGGTGTTAAGGACAGTGTTCTGGGCGGACTGGGTCCGCGCATTGTTGAAGTCACCATCGAAGGTGTGATCACCGAAGACCCCTATCTTCTTGATGCGCTGCGCGCGATTGAAGAAGACAGCGACGTTGTCGGTGTGATTGTACACATCAACAGCCCGGGTGGCACCATGGTTGGTGGCGAAACGCTGTTTGAGGCGCTGCGCCGTATCGGTGAAACCCGGCCAATCGTTGCCGAGATGGGGACTGTTGCGGCGTCCGGCGGTTACATGACCGCGATTGCCGCCGACCACATCATTGCCCGCCGTGGAACGATCACCGGCTCGATCGGGGTGATTTTCCAGTCGATGAATTTCAATGGAACGCTTGAAAAGCTTGGTGTTGAACCGCTGACGGTAAAAAGCGGTCCGCTGAAAGCTGCACCCAATCCGTTCGAACCCGTTGATGATGTTGCAAAATCGGCCATGCAGGGCCTGATTTCAGACATGTTTGACGTGTTTGTTGAAATGGTTGCGACCCGCCGCGATATGTCGGTCGAAACAGTTACGACTCTTGCCGATGGCCGCGTCTATACCGGACAGCAGGCTGTTGCCAACGGATTGATTGACGAAATTGGAGGCCGTCGTGAAGCCTTGCGCTGGCTCGAAGAGGAAGCCGGTATCACGACGGATGCACAGGTAGTGCCGCTTGAAATCGAATACCCGGAAGACGATTTGATGAGTGCTGTTCTCGAGGGAAGCCTTGGAAAAGTGCTGTCATCTGAGGGGCTTAAACTTGACGGTTTGCTGACGGTCTGGCAACCTGAGTGA
- the rpsA gene encoding 30S ribosomal protein S1, whose amino-acid sequence MTTAEEAQFSTGEDFAALLAETLGSEDEGFVGRVMTGSVVKKTDDDAIVDVGLKSEGRVPLKEFGAGEVNIGDTVDVYVDRYENKDGLIVLSREKARREEAWVELEKQFSEGKRVDGTIFGRVKGGFTVDLSGAVAFLPGSQVDIRPVRDVTPLMNNPQPFQILKMDRSRGNIVVSRRAVLEETRAEQRAELIQNLQEGQILDGVVKNITDYGAFVDLGGVDGLLHVTDIAWKRINHPSEALQIGQTVKVQVIRFNSETQRISLGMKQLEADPWEGVEAKYPVGSKFEGRVTNITDYGAFVELEAGVEGLVHVSEMSWTKKNIHPGKIVSTSQEVEVMVLDVDAQKRRISLGLKQCTSNPWDAFLAAHPVESEIEGEVKNITEFGLFIGLMGGIDGMAHLSDLSWDRAGEEVIKEYKKGDIVKAKVLDVDVEKERISLGIKQLSGDPFKDAVVGIKRGDAVTCEVTEVNDGGIEVSVGDTELKGFIRKAELARERSEQRPERFAVGEKVDARVTAIDSKTRKVSLSVKALEVADEKKAMADYGSADSGASLGDILGEALRKKQEGGE is encoded by the coding sequence ATGACCACCGCTGAAGAAGCACAATTCTCGACTGGCGAAGATTTTGCCGCCCTGCTGGCTGAAACCCTTGGTTCTGAAGACGAAGGTTTTGTTGGCCGCGTAATGACCGGTTCGGTCGTTAAAAAAACTGACGATGATGCCATCGTCGATGTCGGCCTGAAATCCGAAGGCCGCGTTCCGCTTAAAGAATTTGGCGCAGGCGAAGTAAACATTGGCGATACCGTTGATGTTTATGTCGACCGCTATGAAAACAAGGATGGCCTGATCGTCCTGTCGCGCGAAAAAGCGCGCCGCGAAGAAGCTTGGGTTGAGCTGGAAAAACAGTTCTCCGAAGGCAAACGCGTCGACGGCACCATCTTTGGTCGTGTTAAAGGCGGCTTCACCGTTGACCTGTCGGGCGCAGTTGCGTTCCTTCCGGGTTCCCAGGTTGATATCCGTCCGGTTCGTGACGTCACCCCGCTGATGAACAACCCGCAGCCGTTCCAGATCCTGAAAATGGATCGTTCGCGCGGCAACATCGTTGTTTCGCGTCGTGCCGTTCTCGAAGAGACCCGTGCAGAACAGCGTGCTGAACTGATCCAGAACCTTCAGGAAGGTCAGATCCTTGACGGCGTCGTCAAAAACATCACCGATTACGGCGCATTCGTCGATCTTGGTGGCGTTGATGGCCTGCTGCACGTTACCGACATTGCTTGGAAACGTATCAACCATCCGTCCGAAGCTCTCCAGATCGGCCAGACTGTTAAAGTCCAGGTTATCCGCTTCAACAGCGAAACCCAGCGTATCTCGCTTGGCATGAAGCAGCTTGAAGCTGATCCGTGGGAAGGCGTCGAAGCCAAATACCCGGTCGGTTCGAAATTCGAAGGTCGTGTCACCAACATCACCGATTACGGCGCATTCGTCGAACTCGAAGCTGGTGTCGAAGGCCTGGTCCACGTTTCCGAAATGTCCTGGACCAAGAAAAACATCCACCCGGGCAAAATCGTTTCGACCTCGCAGGAAGTCGAAGTCATGGTGCTCGACGTCGATGCCCAGAAACGCCGTATCTCGCTTGGTCTCAAGCAGTGCACCTCGAACCCGTGGGATGCCTTCCTGGCAGCTCATCCGGTCGAGTCCGAGATCGAAGGCGAAGTCAAGAACATCACCGAATTCGGTCTGTTCATTGGCCTCATGGGCGGTATCGACGGTATGGCTCACCTCTCGGACCTGTCATGGGACCGCGCTGGTGAAGAAGTCATCAAAGAATACAAAAAAGGCGACATCGTCAAAGCCAAGGTTCTTGACGTTGACGTCGAAAAAGAACGCATCTCGCTCGGCATCAAACAGCTGTCTGGTGATCCGTTCAAAGACGCCGTTGTCGGCATCAAACGTGGCGACGCTGTAACCTGTGAAGTTACCGAAGTTAACGACGGTGGCATAGAGGTTTCGGTTGGCGACACCGAACTCAAAGGCTTCATCCGTAAAGCTGAGCTGGCGCGTGAGCGTTCTGAACAGCGTCCGGAACGCTTTGCAGTTGGTGAAAAAGTCGACGCACGCGTTACTGCAATCGACTCCAAAACCCGCAAGGTTTCCCTCTCTGTCAAAGCTCTTGAAGTTGCTGACGAGAAGAAAGCAATGGCGGATTACGGTTCGGCAGACAGCGGCGCATCGCTCGGCGACATCCTCGGCGAAGCTCTGCGTAAGAAACAGGAAGGCGGCGAATAA
- the cmk gene encoding (d)CMP kinase — protein sequence MIIAIDGPAASGKGTLARRVAEAMDYAYLDTGLLYRATGAKVLAENGDPADEAAAVAAAENLSASDLEGEALRSEEVGTAASKVAAIPRVREVLLDFQRTLATTPPGGKRGAVLDGRDIGTVVCPEAPIKFYLTASVEERANRRFKQLQEKNPAAIYERVLKELEERDARDSARDVAPLKMADDAIHIDTDRLNANAVFDAVMAHIHTHMGADD from the coding sequence ATGATCATCGCCATTGATGGGCCGGCCGCGTCCGGCAAGGGGACTTTGGCACGTCGAGTCGCAGAAGCAATGGACTATGCCTATCTCGATACCGGCCTGCTGTATCGTGCGACCGGTGCGAAAGTTCTGGCCGAAAATGGCGACCCTGCTGATGAAGCCGCTGCTGTGGCCGCGGCCGAAAATCTGAGCGCGTCCGATCTCGAAGGTGAGGCCCTTCGCAGCGAGGAAGTCGGGACCGCGGCCTCAAAAGTTGCAGCGATTCCAAGGGTTCGCGAGGTGTTGCTTGATTTTCAGCGCACCCTTGCCACCACCCCGCCGGGCGGTAAACGTGGTGCCGTATTGGATGGTCGCGACATCGGAACGGTCGTCTGTCCGGAAGCACCGATCAAGTTTTATCTGACAGCCAGTGTCGAAGAACGTGCAAACCGTCGGTTCAAACAGTTGCAGGAAAAAAATCCCGCTGCTATATACGAGCGCGTTCTTAAAGAGCTTGAAGAACGGGATGCCCGAGACAGTGCTCGCGATGTCGCACCGCTCAAGATGGCAGATGACGCAATCCATATTGATACGGACCGTCTGAATGCCAACGCAGTGTTCGATGCCGTCATGGCACATATCCATACCCATATGGGTGCGGATGACTGA